The region CCGCCCTCGTGCATCATCTCACGCGCGGCACGAACCTGCCCGCCTTCCGCGCCTCGGCCGAGGGCCGTATCCGGCGGGCCCATCTGACGCACCAGCCGGACGATGTGGTGCCGCGCTTCCCCTATGAAGAGCATATGGCGGCGCTGACGGAGAGCCGCCGCTGGCCGCAATCCACCAACCGCATCAGCGAGTTGCGGGTGGATGTGGAGTACGAACGCAAATCTGGCTGGCGCACGGGTCCGGCCTCGCTCGCCCTCGACATCGTGGATTACCCCGGCGAATGGCTGCTCGACCTCGCGCTTCTCGAAGCCGGCTATGCCGAATGGTCCCGGCAGACCGTCGAGGCGAGCCGCAAGCGCGACCGGGCCGCGGCGGCGGGGCGCTGGCACGAAACGCTGAAAACCCTCGATCCCACAGGCTCTTCCGACGAGATGCTCGCGTCACGGGCGAGCGAAGCGTTCAAGGATTATCTCACGGTCCTGCGGGCGAATTCGGAGGCCGTCGCCACCACGCCGCCGGGCCGGTTCCTCATGCCGGGCGATCTGGCGGGCTCGCCTGCGCTCACCTTCGCGCCGCTCGATCTGGCCCAGGGGCAGCCGATCGCCCCGGGCAGCTTCGCGGCCCTCATGGAGCGGCGTTTCGAGGCCTACAAGACTCATGTGGTCCGGCCGTTCTTCCGCGATCATTTCCAGCGCATCGATCGCCAGATCGTGCTCGTCGACGTGCTGGCGGCCATCGATGCCGGGCCGGTGGCCCTCGCCGAGCTGGAGGAGGCGCTCGACCAGGTGCTGATGGCCTTCCGGATCGGACGCAACACGCTCCTGTCCCGCCTGTTCTCGCCGCGGGCCG is a window of Microvirga lotononidis DNA encoding:
- a CDS encoding YcjX family GTP-binding protein: MSVITDLASRAGSAAQSLWEVSGQLIQPSLRLGVTGLARSGKTVFTTALVHHLTRGTNLPAFRASAEGRIRRAHLTHQPDDVVPRFPYEEHMAALTESRRWPQSTNRISELRVDVEYERKSGWRTGPASLALDIVDYPGEWLLDLALLEAGYAEWSRQTVEASRKRDRAAAAGRWHETLKTLDPTGSSDEMLASRASEAFKDYLTVLRANSEAVATTPPGRFLMPGDLAGSPALTFAPLDLAQGQPIAPGSFAALMERRFEAYKTHVVRPFFRDHFQRIDRQIVLVDVLAAIDAGPVALAELEEALDQVLMAFRIGRNTLLSRLFSPRADRVLFAATKADHIHHTDHDRLDAILRLLVNRASRRTEAAGARVGTVALASVRATRETTIREGRETLRAVAGVPEAGERVGDEIFDGEAEAAIFPGELPETPEAVFQGAIPPGSFRFPRFRPPKLPVDAAGRMAKMPHIRLDRALEFLLGDRFA